A single genomic interval of Devosia oryziradicis harbors:
- the mmsA gene encoding multiple monosaccharide ABC transporter ATP-binding protein — translation MSNTILEMRGITKTFPGVKALQDVNLDVREAEIHAIVGENGAGKSTLMKVLSGVYPAGSYDGQIIYKGEEQHFKSIRDSEHKGIVIIHQELALVPLLSIAENIFLGNEQAAAGVIDWDETRDGARKLLGMVGLNEDPDTLITNIGVGKQQLVEIAKALSKEVRLLILDEPTASLSEKDSAALLDLLMEFRKQGITSILISHKLNEVSKVADRITVIRDGRTIETMNKQDITEDRIITSMVGRSLEDRYPSRVPNIGEVILEVKDWSVYHPQHRERQVIKNISLHIRKGEVVGIAGLMGSGRTEFAMSLFGKSYGQKISGQVFLNGKQIDPSTVGKAVQHGIAYATEDRKTYGLNLIDHIKHNTTLANLPGVSRLGVIDDLAELDAANDYRKRTNIRSSSVYQVTGNLSGGNQQKVVLSKWLFANPDVLILDEPTRGIDVGAKYEIYTIINQLAAQGKAILVISSEMPELLGITDRLYVMNEGRIVGEMPTSDASQEKIMRAIVRAEGKAS, via the coding sequence ATGAGCAATACCATTCTGGAGATGCGCGGCATCACCAAGACCTTCCCCGGCGTCAAGGCGCTGCAGGACGTCAACCTCGACGTCCGGGAGGCCGAAATCCACGCCATCGTGGGTGAGAACGGCGCGGGCAAATCCACCCTGATGAAGGTGCTCAGCGGGGTTTATCCCGCCGGCAGCTATGACGGCCAGATCATCTACAAGGGCGAAGAGCAGCACTTCAAATCCATTCGCGACAGCGAACACAAGGGCATCGTCATCATCCACCAGGAGCTGGCGCTGGTGCCGCTGCTGTCGATCGCCGAGAATATCTTCCTGGGCAACGAACAGGCTGCGGCCGGCGTGATCGACTGGGACGAGACCCGTGACGGCGCGCGCAAGCTGCTCGGCATGGTCGGCCTCAATGAAGATCCCGACACGCTGATCACCAATATCGGCGTGGGCAAGCAGCAGCTGGTGGAAATCGCCAAGGCGCTGAGCAAGGAAGTGCGGCTGCTGATCCTGGACGAACCGACCGCGTCGCTGTCGGAAAAGGACAGCGCGGCCCTGCTCGACCTGCTCATGGAATTTCGCAAGCAGGGCATTACCTCGATCCTGATCAGTCACAAGCTCAACGAAGTCAGCAAGGTGGCCGACCGCATCACCGTGATCCGCGACGGCCGGACCATCGAGACGATGAACAAGCAGGACATTACCGAGGACCGGATCATCACCTCGATGGTGGGCCGCTCGCTCGAGGACCGCTATCCCAGTCGCGTCCCGAACATCGGCGAGGTGATCCTGGAGGTGAAGGACTGGTCGGTCTATCACCCGCAGCATCGCGAACGGCAGGTGATCAAGAATATCAGCCTCCATATCCGCAAGGGTGAGGTGGTTGGCATTGCTGGCCTGATGGGGTCGGGCCGCACCGAATTTGCCATGAGCCTGTTCGGCAAATCCTATGGCCAGAAGATCAGCGGCCAGGTGTTCCTCAACGGTAAGCAGATCGACCCGTCCACGGTGGGCAAGGCGGTCCAGCACGGCATCGCCTACGCCACCGAGGACCGCAAGACCTATGGCCTCAACCTGATCGACCACATCAAGCACAACACCACGCTGGCGAACCTGCCCGGGGTTTCGCGCCTGGGTGTCATCGACGACCTGGCCGAACTCGATGCGGCCAACGACTACCGCAAGAGAACCAATATTCGCTCCTCGAGCGTCTACCAGGTCACCGGCAATCTCAGCGGCGGCAACCAGCAGAAGGTCGTGCTCAGCAAGTGGCTGTTCGCTAATCCGGACGTCCTGATCCTGGACGAGCCCACCCGCGGCATCGACGTGGGTGCGAAATACGAAATCTACACCATCATCAACCAACTGGCGGCGCAGGGTAAGGCAATCCTGGTCATCTCCTCGGAGATGCCCGAACTGCTTGGCATTACCGACCGCCTCTATGTAATGAACGAAGGCCGTATCGTTGGCGAAATGCCGACCAGCGATGCCAGCCAGGAAAAGATCATGCGCGCGATCGTCCGCGCCGAAGGGAAGGCATCATGA
- the sseA gene encoding 3-mercaptopyruvate sulfurtransferase — MESPFVSTDWLATHLSDPNLVVLDGSWHMPNAARNAQAEYLAGHIPGAVFFDIDGVADTSTDLPHMLPAPNDFARMVGALGISERMTIVVYDELGLFSAPRVWWTFRTMGAHDVRILAGGGPKWRAERRATETGLVTRPRQVFHTSFDPNRVASFEQVRDRSRDGVAQIADARPAPRFHAEVPEPRPGLRGGHIPNSASLPVSLLTDNGQMRSPAELAQLFADRGIDLGKPLITSCGSGITAATLALAAELAGAGKVAVYDGSWAEWGARKDADVET, encoded by the coding sequence ATGGAATCCCCCTTCGTCTCGACCGACTGGCTGGCCACCCATCTGAGCGACCCGAACCTCGTCGTGCTCGATGGCAGCTGGCACATGCCCAACGCAGCCCGCAACGCCCAGGCCGAATATCTTGCGGGCCATATCCCCGGCGCCGTTTTCTTCGACATCGATGGCGTCGCCGATACGTCCACCGACCTGCCGCATATGCTGCCCGCCCCCAACGACTTCGCCCGCATGGTCGGTGCCCTGGGGATTTCGGAGCGCATGACCATCGTCGTCTATGACGAACTCGGCCTCTTCTCCGCCCCCCGCGTCTGGTGGACGTTCCGCACCATGGGTGCGCACGACGTTCGCATTCTCGCCGGCGGCGGGCCCAAGTGGCGCGCCGAACGCCGCGCCACGGAAACCGGTCTGGTCACCCGGCCACGCCAGGTTTTTCACACCAGCTTCGATCCAAATCGCGTTGCCAGTTTCGAGCAGGTGCGGGATCGCAGTCGTGACGGCGTCGCCCAGATCGCCGATGCCCGTCCGGCTCCGCGTTTCCACGCCGAGGTTCCCGAACCCCGCCCCGGCCTGCGCGGCGGTCACATCCCCAACAGTGCCAGCCTTCCGGTAAGCCTGCTCACCGACAACGGACAGATGCGCTCGCCGGCCGAGCTCGCCCAGCTGTTCGCCGATCGCGGCATCGATCTGGGCAAACCCCTCATCACCTCCTGCGGCTCCGGCATCACCGCTGCCACCCTCGCGCTCGCCGCCGAACTGGCCGGGGCTGGCAAGGTGGCGGTCTATGATGGATCGTGGGCCGAATGGGGCGCCCGCAAGGATGCCGACGTCGAGACCTGA
- a CDS encoding FadR/GntR family transcriptional regulator translates to MTLSDERFRPDHATAAQTVADALAQLILSELAPGSTLPSEAELAARYDVSRLTIREAVKLLEGRGLLVIARGRKAVVREPDGAAFGDFLTSIIRYDPKGLFDLVDVRLSLEVQSATLAAKRATRAGIAAIESELQGMRDTVGPGGINMSPEQELEFHTHDVGFHEAVALASGNRVLGFLFEAMAQPLREGFFISRRGHEQRGHTMLDTIAAHQRIVDCIKAGNGRAAAEAMRVHLKDTERDIRVALSQLARNPAPPAA, encoded by the coding sequence GTGACCCTATCCGACGAGCGCTTTCGCCCGGATCATGCGACGGCCGCCCAGACGGTGGCAGATGCCTTGGCGCAGCTCATCCTGAGCGAACTGGCGCCCGGCTCCACCCTGCCGAGCGAGGCGGAACTGGCGGCGCGCTACGACGTCAGCCGCCTGACCATCCGCGAGGCCGTCAAGCTGCTCGAGGGCCGCGGCCTCCTGGTCATCGCCCGCGGCCGCAAGGCCGTGGTGCGCGAGCCCGATGGCGCCGCTTTCGGCGACTTCCTCACCTCCATCATCCGCTACGACCCCAAAGGCCTGTTCGATCTGGTGGACGTCCGCCTTTCGCTTGAAGTGCAGTCCGCCACCCTAGCCGCCAAGCGGGCGACGCGTGCCGGCATTGCGGCCATCGAGAGCGAGCTGCAGGGTATGCGCGATACGGTTGGACCCGGCGGCATCAACATGAGCCCCGAGCAGGAGCTGGAATTTCACACCCACGACGTCGGCTTCCACGAAGCCGTGGCGCTGGCCAGCGGTAACCGGGTGCTGGGCTTTCTCTTCGAAGCCATGGCGCAGCCGTTGCGCGAGGGCTTCTTCATCAGCCGCCGCGGTCACGAGCAACGCGGCCATACCATGCTGGACACCATTGCCGCGCACCAGCGCATCGTCGACTGCATCAAGGCCGGCAATGGCCGCGCCGCCGCGGAGGCGATGCGGGTCCACCTCAAGGATACCGAGCGCGACATCCGCGTGGCCCTCAGCCAGCTCGCGCGCAACCCGGCCCCACCTGCCGCATAG
- a CDS encoding ABC transporter substrate-binding protein, with protein sequence MKLTPILVGAFTLALAASASAQTLTIATVNNGDMIRMQGLSSAFTEATGIELNWVVLEENTLRQNVTTDIATNGGQYDVMTIGTYEVPIWAKQGWLVPLDALTNDADYAVDDLLPPIRDGLSVDGKLYAAPFYGESSFIMYRTDLMEKAGLEMPEAPTWEFIGQAARAMTDRANDINGICLRGKAGWGENMAFLTAMSNSFGARWFDENWKPQFDSEQWKSTLHTYLSLMADAGPAGASSNGFNENLTLFQQGKCGMWIDATVAASFVTNPDDSTVADKVGFALAPDNGLGKRGNWLWAWSLAIPKGSQQQDAAAQFIKWATDKAYLEMVAAQDGWANVPPGTRISLYENAEYKAAAPFADMTLGSIYAADPTHPTVDPVPYVGVQFVAIPEFAGIATNVGQLFSAALAGQMSADDALAQAQEATLRDMTRAGYIK encoded by the coding sequence ATGAAACTGACACCCATTCTCGTGGGCGCGTTCACCCTTGCGCTGGCGGCATCCGCTTCGGCGCAGACGCTCACCATCGCCACCGTCAACAATGGCGACATGATCCGCATGCAGGGCCTGTCCTCGGCATTCACCGAAGCGACCGGCATCGAGCTCAACTGGGTCGTGCTGGAAGAAAATACCCTGCGCCAGAACGTCACCACCGACATAGCCACCAATGGCGGCCAGTATGACGTGATGACAATCGGCACTTACGAAGTTCCGATTTGGGCCAAGCAGGGCTGGCTGGTGCCGCTCGATGCGCTTACCAACGACGCCGACTACGCCGTCGACGACCTGCTGCCGCCGATCCGTGATGGTCTCAGCGTCGATGGCAAACTCTATGCAGCGCCCTTCTACGGCGAGAGCTCCTTCATCATGTACCGCACGGACCTGATGGAAAAAGCGGGCCTCGAAATGCCGGAGGCCCCGACCTGGGAGTTCATCGGTCAGGCTGCCCGCGCCATGACTGATCGCGCCAACGACATCAACGGCATCTGCCTGCGCGGCAAGGCCGGCTGGGGCGAGAACATGGCCTTCCTCACCGCCATGTCCAATTCCTTCGGTGCCCGCTGGTTCGATGAGAACTGGAAGCCCCAGTTCGACAGCGAGCAGTGGAAGTCGACGCTCCACACCTACCTGTCACTGATGGCCGATGCCGGTCCCGCCGGTGCCTCGTCCAACGGCTTCAACGAAAACCTGACCCTGTTCCAGCAGGGCAAGTGCGGCATGTGGATCGACGCCACCGTCGCCGCTTCCTTCGTCACCAATCCCGATGACTCCACCGTCGCCGACAAGGTCGGCTTTGCTCTGGCGCCCGACAACGGCCTGGGCAAGCGCGGCAACTGGCTCTGGGCGTGGTCGCTGGCCATCCCTAAGGGTTCCCAGCAGCAGGACGCGGCTGCCCAGTTCATCAAGTGGGCTACCGACAAGGCCTATCTTGAAATGGTCGCTGCACAGGATGGCTGGGCCAACGTTCCCCCCGGCACCCGCATCTCGCTCTATGAGAATGCCGAATACAAGGCCGCCGCGCCCTTCGCCGACATGACCCTGGGCTCCATCTACGCCGCCGACCCGACCCATCCGACCGTCGATCCGGTGCCCTATGTCGGCGTCCAGTTCGTCGCCATCCCCGAATTTGCCGGCATCGCCACCAATGTGGGCCAGCTTTTCTCGGCGGCTCTGGCCGGCCAGATGTCGGCCGACGACGCC
- the chvE gene encoding multiple monosaccharide ABC transporter substrate-binding protein, translating into MKIIKTLATVLAVGAMALTASTAVFAQDKGAIGIAMPTQSSLRWISDGNELKTALEAKGYSVDLQYAEDDIPNQLAQIENMVTKGVKALVIASIDGTTLSAVLQQAADAGIKVIAYDRLIRDSANVDYYTTFDNFQVGVLQANSLVKGLKERFPDTKPWNVELFGGSPDDNNAFFFYDGAMSVLQPMIDSGDIVVKSGQQGMETVGTLRWDGAVAQARMDNILSANYSDGSIVNGVLAPYDGLSRGIISSLRGVGYGSGDLQWPVITGQDAEAPSVKAIIAGEQYSTVYKDTRELAKVTADLVDTVVSGGTPEGLDTTTYDNGVKVVPSILLTPHDVDLTNYQALVVDSGYIKPEDLQ; encoded by the coding sequence GTGAAGATTATCAAGACGCTTGCCACCGTGCTGGCCGTCGGCGCCATGGCGCTGACCGCTTCCACCGCGGTCTTCGCACAGGACAAGGGCGCCATCGGCATTGCCATGCCGACCCAGTCCTCGCTGCGCTGGATCTCGGACGGCAACGAACTCAAGACCGCACTGGAAGCCAAGGGCTATTCCGTCGACCTGCAGTACGCAGAAGACGACATCCCGAACCAGCTGGCCCAGATCGAAAACATGGTCACCAAGGGCGTCAAGGCTCTCGTGATCGCTTCGATCGACGGCACCACGCTGAGCGCCGTGCTGCAGCAGGCTGCCGATGCCGGCATCAAGGTCATCGCTTATGACCGCCTGATCCGCGACAGCGCCAATGTCGACTACTACACCACCTTCGACAACTTCCAGGTGGGCGTGCTCCAGGCCAACTCGCTGGTCAAGGGCCTCAAGGAACGCTTCCCCGACACCAAGCCGTGGAACGTTGAACTGTTCGGCGGTTCGCCGGACGACAACAACGCCTTCTTCTTCTATGATGGCGCCATGTCCGTCCTGCAGCCGATGATCGACTCGGGCGACATCGTCGTGAAGTCGGGCCAGCAGGGCATGGAAACCGTTGGTACCCTCCGTTGGGACGGCGCGGTTGCCCAGGCTCGCATGGACAACATCCTGTCGGCCAACTACTCGGACGGCTCGATCGTCAATGGCGTTCTGGCTCCCTATGACGGCCTGTCTCGCGGCATCATCTCGTCGCTGCGCGGCGTGGGCTACGGCTCGGGCGACCTGCAGTGGCCCGTGATCACCGGCCAGGACGCGGAAGCTCCGTCGGTCAAGGCGATCATCGCCGGCGAGCAGTACTCCACCGTCTACAAGGACACCCGTGAACTGGCCAAGGTCACCGCTGACCTGGTCGACACCGTTGTCTCGGGCGGTACGCCGGAAGGCCTCGACACCACCACCTATGACAATGGCGTCAAGGTCGTGCCGTCGATCCTGCTGACCCCGCATGACGTTGACCTGACCAACTACCAGGCTCTGGTCGTTGACTCGGGCTACATCAAGCCGGAAGACCTGCAGTAA
- a CDS encoding ABC transporter permease, whose translation MKQSRFWAWLVFLVGLAYFLVPLVATFEFSLKMRRGYYSFDSYASVFSDPNFQRTFSYSAVIGIFAIIVGILVVVPAVYFVRLRLPKLRPFVEFVTLLPLIIPAIILVYGYIRLYNSSSIVPFTGSAIGTDILLVCGYVTLALPYMYRAVDTGMRTIDVQTLTEAAQIAGANTAQIIARIILPNILVAVLSGAFLTFAIVIGEFTIASLLNRPAFGPYLQNIGANRAYEPAALAVISFIITWGAMGMINVLGRFAPRTSARTD comes from the coding sequence ATGAAGCAGTCGCGCTTCTGGGCCTGGCTCGTCTTCCTTGTCGGCCTCGCTTATTTCCTGGTCCCGCTGGTCGCCACCTTCGAGTTCTCGCTCAAGATGCGTCGCGGCTACTACAGCTTCGACAGCTATGCGTCGGTCTTCTCCGATCCCAATTTCCAGCGCACGTTCAGCTACTCGGCCGTCATCGGCATCTTCGCCATCATCGTCGGCATCCTGGTCGTGGTTCCAGCCGTCTATTTCGTCCGCCTGCGCCTGCCCAAGCTGCGCCCCTTCGTCGAATTCGTCACCCTGCTGCCGCTGATCATCCCGGCCATCATCCTGGTCTATGGCTATATCCGGCTCTACAACTCGTCCTCGATCGTGCCCTTCACCGGCAGCGCCATCGGCACCGATATCCTGCTGGTCTGCGGTTATGTCACCCTGGCGCTGCCCTACATGTACCGTGCCGTCGATACCGGCATGCGCACCATCGACGTGCAGACCCTGACCGAGGCGGCCCAGATCGCCGGTGCCAACACCGCGCAAATCATCGCTCGCATCATTCTGCCCAACATTCTGGTGGCGGTCCTCTCGGGCGCCTTCCTCACCTTCGCCATCGTCATCGGCGAGTTCACCATTGCCAGCCTGCTCAACCGGCCTGCCTTCGGCCCATATCTGCAGAATATCGGCGCCAACCGCGCCTACGAGCCGGCCGCCCTGGCCGTCATTTCCTTCATCATCACCTGGGGTGCCATGGGCATGATCAACGTGCTTGGCCGCTTCGCTCCCCGCACCTCCGCCAGAACCGACTGA
- a CDS encoding sugar-binding transcriptional regulator translates to MAQRIDGSMNRLDDAARAGWLYYVAGNTQEEIAAKLGISRQSAQRLVSLSVSEGLIKVRLDHPIGRCMDLASRLRSRFALDLVEVVPSDPASESTTIGVAEATAAEIERWLKRTDPIVMAVGTGRTLKAAVEQLTPMTCPHHKVVSLTGNIAPDGSAAYYNVIFNIADTVKARSFPMPLPVIASSARERELLHAQPMIRETLTLTAQADVTFVGVGDIGPDAPLYLDGFITDAELKALQKAGAVGEICGWSFDAEGKMIEGLTNERVASAPIPSRESALVVAIAMGKRKLPGIRATLNRRLVNGLITDERTAEGLLQVA, encoded by the coding sequence ATGGCGCAGAGAATCGATGGTTCGATGAACAGGTTGGATGACGCCGCCCGCGCCGGCTGGCTCTACTATGTGGCCGGCAACACCCAGGAAGAGATCGCCGCCAAGCTTGGCATTTCGCGCCAGTCCGCCCAGCGACTGGTGTCGCTGTCGGTTAGCGAGGGCCTGATCAAGGTCAGGCTCGATCACCCCATCGGGCGCTGCATGGATCTGGCCAGCCGCCTGCGGTCGCGCTTCGCCCTGGATCTTGTGGAGGTCGTGCCCTCCGATCCTGCCAGCGAGTCCACGACGATCGGGGTCGCCGAAGCGACGGCCGCCGAAATCGAACGCTGGCTCAAGCGTACCGACCCCATCGTGATGGCCGTCGGTACGGGCCGCACGCTCAAGGCCGCCGTGGAGCAGCTCACGCCCATGACCTGTCCGCACCACAAGGTCGTGTCCCTGACCGGCAATATCGCGCCCGACGGGTCGGCCGCGTATTACAACGTGATCTTCAACATCGCCGATACGGTGAAGGCGCGCAGCTTCCCCATGCCGCTCCCGGTCATCGCTTCCTCCGCCAGGGAGCGCGAGCTGCTGCATGCCCAGCCGATGATCCGCGAGACGTTGACGCTCACCGCGCAGGCCGACGTCACCTTCGTCGGGGTCGGCGATATCGGGCCCGATGCTCCCCTCTATTTGGACGGCTTCATCACCGACGCCGAGCTCAAGGCCCTGCAGAAAGCCGGCGCCGTTGGCGAAATCTGCGGTTGGAGCTTCGATGCCGAGGGCAAGATGATCGAGGGCCTGACCAACGAACGCGTCGCCTCCGCGCCGATTCCATCGCGCGAGAGCGCGCTCGTCGTGGCAATCGCCATGGGCAAGAGAAAATTGCCCGGCATTCGAGCCACGCTCAACCGCCGCTTGGTCAACGGCCTCATCACTGACGAACGTACCGCAGAAGGTTTGCTGCAGGTCGCCTAG
- a CDS encoding ABC transporter ATP-binding protein: MAAFLDVQNLTKTFGTTTVVKGVSFAFDKGEFISLLGPSGCGKTTILRMIAGFENPTSGSIKVDGQDITGLKPNRRQLGMVFQAYALFPNLNVGDNIGFGLKIAGMGAEERRARVDEMLKLIGLPGYEKRYPYEMSGGQQQRVALARAIAPRPRMLLLDEPLSALDAKIRVSLREEIRAIQLDLSITTVFVTHDQEEALSISDRIVVMHAGNIEQLGAPYEIYNKPATRFVATFVGHLNTIEATIVDPATGRVDIDGQTVAVPTLPPTAAAGAPISLTLRPEVLSVGAREGNDITLTGTIADVTFLGSVIRLRVNLGRNILSLDTFNDQRTAPPSRGEPVTVSLASKDLLVL; the protein is encoded by the coding sequence ATGGCAGCCTTTCTCGACGTCCAGAACCTCACCAAGACTTTCGGCACCACGACGGTGGTCAAGGGCGTCAGCTTCGCCTTCGACAAGGGTGAGTTCATCTCGCTGCTGGGCCCTTCGGGCTGCGGCAAGACCACGATCCTGCGCATGATCGCCGGCTTCGAGAACCCCACCTCGGGCTCCATCAAGGTCGACGGCCAGGACATAACGGGCCTCAAGCCCAACCGGCGCCAGCTCGGCATGGTATTCCAGGCCTATGCGCTGTTCCCCAATCTCAATGTCGGCGACAATATCGGCTTCGGCCTCAAGATCGCGGGTATGGGGGCCGAGGAGCGCCGCGCCCGCGTCGACGAAATGCTCAAGCTGATCGGCCTGCCCGGCTACGAAAAGCGCTACCCTTACGAAATGTCCGGCGGCCAGCAGCAGCGCGTCGCTCTGGCCCGTGCCATCGCCCCGCGCCCGCGAATGCTGCTGCTCGACGAGCCGCTCTCGGCCCTCGACGCCAAGATCCGCGTCAGCTTGCGCGAGGAAATCCGCGCCATCCAGCTCGACCTGAGCATCACCACCGTCTTCGTCACCCACGATCAGGAGGAGGCGCTCTCGATCTCCGACCGCATCGTGGTGATGCATGCGGGCAATATCGAGCAGCTGGGCGCCCCTTACGAGATCTACAACAAGCCCGCCACCCGCTTCGTCGCCACCTTCGTCGGCCACCTCAACACCATCGAGGCGACGATCGTCGATCCCGCCACTGGCCGCGTCGACATCGATGGCCAGACCGTCGCCGTACCCACCCTGCCCCCGACGGCGGCCGCGGGCGCACCCATCTCGCTCACGCTGCGCCCCGAAGTGCTCTCCGTCGGCGCGCGCGAGGGCAACGACATCACGCTCACTGGCACCATTGCCGATGTAACCTTCCTAGGCTCGGTGATCCGCCTGCGCGTCAATCTGGGACGGAACATCCTCAGTCTCGACACGTTCAACGACCAGCGCACCGCCCCGCCCAGTCGCGGGGAACCCGTCACCGTCAGCCTCGCCAGCAAGGACCTCCTGGTGCTCTAG
- a CDS encoding MraY family glycosyltransferase yields the protein MLTFLSDLISPYWGPARLFAFYPVLATVGALLSALLSLLVLPRVWHVLTTDKGRAHAVKAEESVGKPVGVGIFIVLITVGVLLICLPYDPRLYFCLGAMLIASCVGYLDDSKPGGLSELTLGLTDLAISLFVCVVLMNGENTHVWLPFTSAQLTLPWWGGVLLYTPVMWLCINAVNCNDGVDGVSGTLSSFTICVLGLILYFVVGDVANARYLLIPYNPDAVSWALAAAVFCGAILGYLWHNAPPSAALMGDAGSRPIGLFVGMCVVVTGNPTMVFFVGALLLFNGATGLAKVALMRLFGWRILSSIRFPFHDHVRKNLNWSNSQVLLRFLLIHVASIWVLVILLIKVR from the coding sequence ATGCTAACTTTCCTGTCCGATTTGATTTCGCCCTATTGGGGGCCGGCGCGGCTTTTTGCCTTCTATCCGGTGCTGGCAACCGTTGGCGCGCTGCTGTCGGCCCTGCTGTCGCTGCTGGTGCTGCCCCGGGTTTGGCATGTGCTGACGACCGACAAGGGCCGGGCGCATGCCGTCAAGGCAGAAGAAAGCGTGGGCAAGCCGGTGGGCGTCGGCATCTTCATCGTGCTGATCACGGTGGGCGTGCTGCTGATCTGCCTGCCCTATGATCCCCGCCTCTATTTCTGCCTCGGCGCGATGCTGATCGCGTCCTGTGTCGGCTATCTGGACGACAGCAAGCCGGGCGGGCTCAGCGAGCTGACGCTAGGCCTTACGGACCTGGCGATCTCGCTGTTCGTCTGCGTGGTGTTGATGAATGGTGAAAACACCCACGTCTGGCTGCCTTTCACCTCCGCGCAACTGACGCTGCCCTGGTGGGGCGGCGTGCTGCTCTACACGCCGGTCATGTGGCTGTGCATCAATGCGGTCAACTGCAACGACGGCGTCGATGGCGTGTCGGGTACGCTGTCATCGTTCACCATCTGCGTGCTGGGCCTGATCCTCTATTTCGTTGTCGGCGATGTCGCCAATGCACGATACCTGCTGATCCCCTACAATCCCGACGCGGTGAGCTGGGCGCTGGCGGCGGCGGTGTTCTGCGGCGCCATCCTGGGCTATCTCTGGCACAATGCTCCACCCAGCGCGGCGCTGATGGGGGATGCCGGATCTCGCCCGATCGGGCTGTTCGTGGGCATGTGCGTGGTGGTTACCGGCAATCCGACCATGGTCTTCTTTGTCGGCGCGCTGCTGCTCTTCAATGGCGCGACGGGCCTGGCCAAGGTTGCCCTGATGCGGCTGTTCGGCTGGCGCATTCTCAGTTCGATCCGCTTTCCGTTCCACGACCATGTGCGCAAGAACCTCAACTGGTCGAACTCCCAGGTGCTCCTGCGCTTCCTGCTTATTCACGTGGCAAGCATCTGGGTGCTGGTGATCCTGCTGATCAAGGTCCGGTAG
- the mmsB gene encoding multiple monosaccharide ABC transporter permease produces the protein MTTETAQPGTTPAGEPVKVQELSVWSALQANLRDYGLLLALILIMLFFQYFTAGVLFKPVNLTNIILQNSYIIVMALGMLLIIVAGHIDLSVGSVSGFVGALAAMLMVGWNLPPSLEFLANPFVAGAICLVVGGVIGAAQGYLIAYHKIPSFIVTLAGMLIFKGLSLAILAGKSVGPFPAEFQLLSAGFIPDVVGPTTLVAASEGVQPVVLHTTTMVIAIVAIVAMIFFALRGRARRKARGYESEPFGLFVVKNLVIAALVLFFAYMLASYRGLPNVLVVMGILIALFVFITKRMTFGRRIYALGGNLKAAALSGIKTERLTFYVFAIMGVLAALAGMIYAARLNSATPKAGQGLELDVIAAVFIGGASALGGVGQVAGAVIGAFIMGVMNNGMSIMGVNIDWQQMIKGVVLLAAVFFDLYNKNRSA, from the coding sequence ATGACCACCGAAACCGCCCAGCCGGGCACCACTCCTGCCGGCGAGCCGGTCAAGGTCCAGGAACTTTCCGTCTGGAGCGCGCTCCAGGCCAATCTGCGCGATTACGGCCTGTTGCTCGCGCTGATCCTGATCATGCTGTTCTTCCAGTATTTCACGGCCGGCGTGCTGTTCAAGCCGGTGAACCTGACCAACATCATCCTGCAGAACAGCTACATCATCGTGATGGCGCTGGGCATGCTGCTGATCATCGTGGCAGGCCATATCGACCTTTCGGTGGGCTCGGTCTCCGGCTTCGTGGGCGCCCTGGCGGCCATGCTGATGGTGGGCTGGAACCTGCCGCCCAGCCTTGAATTCCTGGCCAACCCCTTCGTCGCCGGTGCGATCTGCCTGGTCGTAGGCGGGGTGATCGGCGCGGCGCAAGGCTATCTGATCGCCTATCACAAGATCCCCAGCTTCATCGTGACCCTGGCGGGCATGCTGATCTTCAAGGGCTTGTCCCTGGCGATCCTGGCCGGAAAGTCTGTGGGCCCGTTCCCTGCCGAATTCCAGCTGCTCTCGGCAGGCTTCATTCCCGACGTGGTCGGGCCGACCACCCTGGTGGCAGCCAGCGAAGGTGTGCAGCCCGTAGTGCTGCACACCACGACCATGGTCATTGCCATCGTGGCCATTGTCGCCATGATCTTCTTCGCCCTGCGTGGCCGTGCCCGCCGCAAGGCGCGCGGCTATGAGAGCGAACCGTTCGGCCTGTTCGTGGTCAAGAACCTGGTCATTGCGGCCCTGGTGCTGTTCTTTGCCTATATGCTTGCCTCTTATCGCGGCCTGCCCAACGTGCTGGTGGTGATGGGCATCCTGATTGCGCTTTTCGTATTCATCACCAAGCGGATGACCTTCGGCCGCCGCATCTATGCACTGGGCGGCAACCTCAAGGCCGCGGCGCTGTCGGGTATCAAGACCGAACGGCTGACCTTCTACGTCTTCGCCATCATGGGCGTGCTGGCGGCGCTGGCCGGCATGATCTATGCGGCCCGCCTCAACTCGGCGACGCCTAAGGCCGGGCAGGGCCTCGAGCTCGACGTGATCGCGGCCGTGTTCATCGGCGGCGCCTCGGCGCTGGGTGGCGTGGGCCAGGTGGCCGGCGCCGTGATCGGCGCCTTCATCATGGGCGTGATGAACAACGGCATGTCCATCATGGGCGTCAACATCGACTGGCAGCAGATGATCAAGGGCGTCGTGCTGCTGGCCGCCGTGTTCTTCGACCTCTACAACAAGAACCGTTCGGCCTAA